In Methanothrix sp., a genomic segment contains:
- a CDS encoding CBS domain-containing protein yields MKVRDVMNVMPVTVQASARVSEAARLLRENKISGMPVLDGERLVGIVSESDLLRLLSVEGDSEGSLWLPSPFEIFEVPFRDLVKWERMQSSLREIPEKVVADIMSRNLHEIRPEDSIEEAASVMTRHRINRLPVVEDGRLVGIVTRGDIITGLGMAHAEG; encoded by the coding sequence ATGAAAGTCAGAGATGTGATGAATGTCATGCCGGTCACTGTGCAAGCATCGGCAAGGGTGAGCGAGGCGGCCAGGCTTCTCCGGGAGAATAAGATCAGCGGTATGCCGGTCTTGGATGGAGAGAGGCTGGTTGGAATTGTATCCGAGTCGGACCTGCTTCGCCTCTTATCGGTAGAGGGCGATTCGGAGGGGAGCCTGTGGCTGCCCAGCCCCTTCGAGATATTCGAGGTTCCATTCCGGGATCTGGTGAAATGGGAGAGGATGCAATCAAGCCTGAGGGAGATACCAGAGAAGGTGGTGGCAGATATTATGAGCCGGAATCTGCATGAGATCAGGCCGGAGGACTCCATAGAGGAGGCGGCCAGCGTCATGACCCGCCACAGGATCAACCGCCTTCCAGTGGTCGAGGATGGCCGGCTGGTGGGGATAGTAACCCGGGGCGATATCATAACCGGTCTGGGGATGGCCCATGCAGAGGGTTGA
- the argJ gene encoding bifunctional ornithine acetyltransferase/N-acetylglutamate synthase — protein MQRVEGGICAIEGVRACGVREGRYGLALIAASGAAAGMFTTNRVRAAPLAVTAEHLTLTGGHLDGIIANSGCANAYTGGQGAKDARDMASLLAGFLKTDEKRIAVASTGVIGRYMDMDLISRLFQEAKGRLRSEAEASLEAERAIMTTDSREKEVAVEHRGLRVAGIVKGAGMIAPHMATMLCFLFTDADLSPEVLKVCLADAVQDSFNMLTVDGDTSTNDTVILTATGRRQARVEDFQEALRYVCTDLARQMARDGEGASRFFETRVTGARSIEDARLAAKAVASSSLVKTAVYGADPNWGRIICALGYSGAEMDPELVTLGLEGSGQRVELVQRGRIAEGGLEKAREIMSGEEIVINIDLGLGTASARSFGCDLTHEYVNVNASYTT, from the coding sequence ATGCAGAGGGTTGAGGGCGGGATCTGTGCCATCGAGGGCGTCCGGGCCTGCGGAGTGCGAGAAGGCAGGTACGGCCTGGCTCTGATTGCTGCCTCCGGGGCGGCAGCGGGGATGTTCACCACCAACCGGGTAAGGGCAGCGCCGCTGGCGGTCACCGCCGAGCACCTGACGCTGACTGGAGGGCACCTGGACGGGATCATCGCCAATAGCGGCTGTGCAAATGCCTATACTGGAGGGCAAGGGGCAAAGGATGCCAGGGATATGGCCTCTCTGCTGGCGGGATTCCTCAAAACAGATGAGAAGAGGATCGCTGTGGCCTCGACCGGGGTTATAGGCCGGTACATGGATATGGATCTCATCAGCCGGCTCTTCCAGGAGGCAAAAGGGCGCCTGCGGTCGGAGGCTGAGGCCAGCCTGGAGGCGGAGAGGGCGATCATGACCACCGACAGCAGGGAGAAGGAGGTGGCCGTGGAGCACCGGGGCCTGCGGGTGGCAGGGATAGTCAAGGGAGCAGGGATGATTGCGCCCCACATGGCCACTATGCTCTGTTTTCTTTTCACCGATGCTGACCTCTCCCCGGAGGTCCTGAAGGTCTGCCTGGCCGATGCCGTCCAAGATAGCTTCAATATGCTCACTGTGGACGGTGACACCAGCACCAATGATACTGTCATTCTCACAGCCACCGGACGGAGGCAGGCCAGGGTAGAGGACTTTCAGGAGGCTCTGAGGTATGTCTGCACTGACCTGGCCCGGCAGATGGCCCGAGACGGGGAGGGGGCGAGCAGATTCTTCGAGACCCGCGTCACCGGAGCCAGGAGCATAGAAGATGCCCGGCTGGCGGCCAAGGCCGTGGCGAGCAGCAGCCTGGTCAAGACAGCAGTCTACGGGGCCGACCCCAACTGGGGGAGGATCATCTGTGCCCTGGGCTACTCGGGAGCGGAGATGGACCCGGAGCTGGTCACACTGGGCCTGGAGGGCTCGGGGCAGAGGGTCGAGCTCGTCCAGAGGGGCCGGATCGCAGAGGGGGGGCTGGAGAAGGCGCGGGAGATCATGTCCGGGGAGGAGATCGTAATCAATATCGATCTGGGCTTGGGCACAGCCAGCGCGCGTAGCTTCGGCTGTGACCTGACCCATGAGTATGTGAATGTGAACGCCAGCTACACCACCTGA
- the argH gene encoding argininosuccinate lyase — MFREQRLGEISEEILDYLSSRRADQRILHADLLTDRAHLLMLKERGLVAEELSNKILSALDEIETGLPLGEGEDIHEAIEAAVIARVGPEGGRMHTGRSRNDEVATCIRLALREELLGLMAEELSFIRTLLRLAGEHKESIIPGFTHTQHAQPTTLAHHLLAHADAAFRDLARLKDAYKRVNQSPLGAAAFASTGFQIDRARTCELLGFEGLVENSMDAVSSRDFILEVLAALSIAMVNLSRLAEELILWSSSEFGYLELDNLYASTSSIMPQKKNPDTAELARARSGSVIGSLMAALSICKALPMSYNRDLQEVTPHLWRSLDWTRSTVKILAGCLSTLHFHLERLEESSALGFSTATELADSLVRITGMPFRTAHSIVGRAAASGGRPELSQMDSISLEIAGFAVSEAGFSEEDLRRALDPRGNVALRANTGGPAPEEVGRMIAERWASIAAEESLLEERRKRVDGAAEALLSQGRPGVKEHEG; from the coding sequence ATGTTTCGAGAGCAGCGCCTGGGAGAGATCAGCGAGGAGATTCTGGATTACCTGTCCAGCCGGAGGGCTGACCAAAGGATCCTCCATGCCGATCTGCTGACGGACCGGGCCCATCTGTTGATGCTGAAGGAGAGGGGGCTGGTTGCAGAGGAGCTCTCAAATAAGATCCTCTCCGCCCTAGACGAGATCGAGACGGGACTGCCTCTGGGCGAGGGGGAGGACATCCATGAGGCGATTGAGGCGGCAGTCATCGCCCGCGTGGGCCCGGAGGGGGGAAGGATGCATACCGGCCGGTCCCGCAATGATGAGGTGGCGACATGCATCCGCCTGGCCCTGAGGGAGGAGCTGCTCGGGCTGATGGCAGAGGAGCTATCATTCATCAGAACCCTCCTCCGCCTGGCAGGGGAGCATAAGGAGAGCATCATCCCCGGCTTCACCCACACCCAGCATGCCCAGCCCACCACCCTGGCCCACCATCTCCTCGCCCATGCCGATGCCGCCTTTCGGGATCTGGCCCGGCTGAAGGATGCTTATAAAAGGGTCAATCAGAGCCCCCTGGGGGCAGCGGCCTTTGCCTCCACCGGCTTTCAGATCGACCGGGCTCGGACCTGCGAGCTCTTGGGCTTCGAGGGGCTGGTGGAGAACAGCATGGATGCCGTCTCCAGCCGGGACTTCATCCTGGAGGTTCTGGCCGCCCTCTCCATTGCTATGGTCAACCTGAGCCGTCTGGCAGAGGAGCTGATCCTCTGGTCCAGCTCCGAGTTCGGATATCTGGAGCTGGACAACCTCTATGCCTCCACCAGCTCCATCATGCCCCAGAAGAAGAATCCAGATACGGCAGAGCTGGCCCGGGCCAGGTCCGGATCGGTGATAGGATCGCTCATGGCAGCCCTGTCCATCTGCAAGGCCCTGCCCATGAGCTACAACCGGGATCTTCAGGAGGTGACACCCCATCTATGGCGCAGCCTGGACTGGACGCGGAGCACAGTGAAGATCCTGGCCGGCTGCCTCTCCACACTGCACTTTCATCTGGAACGATTGGAGGAGAGCTCAGCCCTGGGGTTCTCCACTGCCACTGAACTGGCAGATTCCCTGGTGAGGATCACTGGAATGCCCTTTCGCACAGCACACAGCATTGTGGGCCGGGCAGCCGCCTCTGGTGGCCGGCCGGAATTGAGCCAGATGGATTCCATATCCCTGGAGATCGCGGGCTTTGCGGTGAGCGAGGCGGGCTTCTCCGAGGAGGATCTGAGAAGGGCACTGGACCCGAGGGGCAATGTAGCCCTGCGAGCGAACACCGGGGGCCCGGCGCCTGAAGAGGTGGGGCGGATGATTGCAGAGAGATGGGCGAGTATTGCAGCAGAAGAATCTCTGCTGGAGGAGAGAAGGAAGCGGGTGGATGGGGCGGCTGAGGCCCTGCTGTCCCAGGGGCGACCCGGGGTGAAGGAGCATGAGGGCTGA
- a CDS encoding NAD-dependent epimerase/dehydratase family protein: MSTLVTGGAGFIGSNLVEALLAAGEEVVVLDNMHTGSRSNLAGLEGRLEIVQRSCNDLPQLDLHPQRIYHLGIPSSSPMYKRDPYLVGEAINGFASVFELARREGSRVVYASSSSLYNGLVPPHNEDMAIQVTDYYTEARLAMERLAQLYQRLYGISSVGLRFFSVYGPREGAKKQYANMVTQFLWEMKAGNRPLVYGDGTQSRDFTYVLDVVRAMRLAMDSDYHGILNVGTGEAWSFNEVIELLNLMTGRSLEAQYAENPIKNYVMHTCADTAKAERMIGFKSEFGLKEGIRELIRLY; encoded by the coding sequence ATGAGCACACTGGTTACAGGCGGCGCGGGCTTCATCGGCTCGAATCTGGTGGAGGCCCTCTTGGCTGCTGGGGAGGAGGTTGTGGTCCTGGATAATATGCATACCGGCAGCCGGAGCAATCTGGCCGGCCTTGAAGGCCGGCTGGAGATCGTCCAAAGGAGCTGCAACGATCTGCCCCAACTCGATCTTCACCCCCAGAGGATCTACCACCTGGGGATACCCTCATCCTCTCCCATGTATAAGAGAGATCCATATCTGGTGGGCGAGGCCATCAATGGCTTTGCCTCGGTCTTCGAGCTGGCCAGAAGGGAAGGGTCGCGGGTGGTCTATGCCTCCTCCTCCTCCCTTTACAACGGCCTTGTGCCCCCTCACAACGAGGATATGGCCATCCAGGTGACAGATTACTACACTGAGGCCCGGCTGGCCATGGAGAGGCTGGCCCAGCTCTATCAGAGGCTTTATGGCATAAGCTCGGTGGGCCTGAGGTTCTTCTCAGTCTACGGCCCCCGGGAGGGAGCAAAAAAGCAGTATGCAAACATGGTCACCCAGTTTCTCTGGGAGATGAAGGCAGGCAATAGGCCACTGGTATACGGTGATGGTACACAGAGCAGGGACTTCACCTATGTCCTGGATGTGGTGCGGGCAATGCGCCTGGCCATGGATTCAGATTATCATGGCATACTGAATGTGGGCACAGGAGAGGCCTGGAGCTTCAATGAGGTGATCGAGCTATTGAACCTGATGACCGGCCGCTCTCTGGAGGCGCAGTACGCCGAAAATCCCATAAAAAATTATGTGATGCACACCTGCGCCGATACCGCCAAAGCAGAGAGGATGATCGGCTTCAAGTCGGAGTTCGGATTAAAAGAGGGGATCAGAGAGCTTATCCGTCTGTACTGA
- a CDS encoding glycosyltransferase family 4 protein, protein MLSARRSGPLSSSSLDEDRPVSSPPKARRGESAYHMRGTHKAGDMRILQTPVRLFATGGVESYVRNLSRELVRMGHDVGVICSDQPGENEVDGRIRTRTLRSWGHIANTSITPELPAAIWREDYDILHTHLPTPWSADWSGLISQLKRRPTVLTYHNDIVGEGWAGKIAGIYNRTALELLLRSAKRIIVTRERYVSPYLRDYGEKISFIPLGIDLAAFRPQEVDIKGDIFFLSVLDEFHRYKGLEVLFAALKILRHRLPAVRLIIGGRGSLLEYYRQMAQSLGIGDNVIFSGFIPSERLIEYYNGCRLFVLPSTDPEREGFGIVPLEAMACSRPVVVTEIMGMAGDIKDYGAGMVVRCNDAQGLASSLLAILEDEDLAERMGREGRRLAQERYSWRRAAEQIERVYRESL, encoded by the coding sequence ATGCTATCCGCTCGCCGATCCGGGCCTCTCTCCTCCTCCAGCCTGGATGAAGATCGCCCGGTATCATCTCCTCCAAAAGCGCGCAGGGGAGAATCGGCCTATCATATGAGAGGGACGCATAAGGCAGGGGATATGAGAATTCTGCAGACCCCGGTGAGGCTCTTTGCCACCGGCGGGGTGGAGAGCTATGTTCGCAATCTCTCCCGGGAGCTCGTCCGGATGGGGCATGATGTGGGGGTGATATGCTCAGACCAGCCGGGGGAGAACGAGGTCGATGGACGGATACGCACCAGGACCCTGAGAAGCTGGGGGCATATAGCCAATACCAGCATCACCCCTGAGCTGCCCGCAGCTATCTGGAGGGAGGATTATGATATCCTTCACACTCACCTTCCCACCCCCTGGAGCGCTGACTGGAGCGGCCTGATCTCGCAGCTCAAGAGGAGGCCCACTGTCCTGACATATCACAATGACATAGTGGGCGAGGGATGGGCGGGTAAGATCGCCGGGATCTATAATAGAACTGCTCTGGAGCTGCTATTGAGGTCTGCGAAGAGGATCATCGTTACCCGGGAGCGTTATGTATCGCCATATCTCCGGGATTATGGTGAAAAGATCTCTTTCATACCTTTGGGCATAGACCTTGCGGCCTTCCGCCCCCAGGAGGTTGATATCAAAGGAGATATCTTCTTTTTGAGCGTCCTGGATGAGTTTCACCGGTATAAGGGCCTGGAGGTCCTCTTCGCTGCCTTGAAGATCTTGAGGCATAGATTGCCCGCTGTGCGGCTGATCATTGGCGGCAGGGGGAGCCTGCTAGAGTATTACCGGCAGATGGCCCAATCCCTGGGCATCGGGGATAATGTGATCTTCTCCGGCTTCATCCCCTCAGAGAGGCTTATAGAGTATTATAACGGCTGCAGGCTCTTTGTCCTCCCGTCCACCGATCCTGAGAGGGAGGGTTTTGGGATCGTTCCCCTGGAGGCGATGGCCTGCAGCAGGCCGGTGGTGGTCACAGAGATCATGGGCATGGCCGGGGATATAAAGGATTACGGAGCAGGAATGGTTGTGAGATGCAATGATGCCCAGGGGCTGGCATCCTCCCTGCTTGCCATCCTGGAGGATGAGGATCTGGCGGAGAGGATGGGCAGAGAGGGCAGAAGGCTCGCCCAGGAGAGGTATAGCTGGCGTAGAGCGGCAGAGCAGATCGAAAGGGTCTACCGAGAATCGCTCTAG
- a CDS encoding glycosyltransferase family 2 protein, which yields MDLISVVVLNYNGRDLLDGCLSSLASQTYSPFEVVLVDNGSSDGSPEYIQEQYPWVRLVRNRDNLGFAGGTNAGIRAAEGSYILTLNNDTIADRRLIEELKGPMADPQVGVCAAKMLFPDGRINSAGICISRSGAAWDRGMFEPDRGQYDSMEEVFGACAGAALYRKRMLDEIGLFDEDFFLYLEDVDLALRARLAGWKCLYVPRAEVVHHHGKTAGVGSDLAVYYGNRNIVWYPIKDFPVSLYITSLPFILARNLATIPYYALRGQGRVILKSKLDALRGITKMMRKREHVLRRAEYSDIRRFVKTWGEMKRQ from the coding sequence ATGGATTTGATAAGTGTAGTAGTGTTGAATTATAATGGGAGAGATCTTCTGGATGGCTGCCTCTCCTCCCTCGCCTCCCAGACCTATTCCCCTTTTGAGGTGGTGCTGGTCGACAACGGATCGAGCGATGGCAGTCCAGAGTATATCCAGGAGCAATATCCCTGGGTCAGGCTGGTGAGAAACAGAGATAACCTGGGGTTTGCCGGAGGGACCAATGCCGGTATCAGGGCGGCTGAGGGGAGCTATATCCTCACCTTGAACAATGACACCATAGCAGATCGCAGGCTCATAGAGGAGTTGAAAGGGCCCATGGCCGACCCACAGGTTGGCGTCTGCGCCGCCAAGATGCTGTTCCCCGATGGGCGGATCAATTCTGCCGGGATATGCATCTCTCGCAGCGGAGCAGCCTGGGACCGGGGGATGTTCGAGCCTGATCGGGGGCAGTACGACTCCATGGAGGAGGTATTTGGAGCCTGTGCAGGTGCGGCCCTCTACCGGAAAAGGATGCTGGATGAGATCGGCCTCTTCGATGAGGACTTCTTTCTCTATCTGGAAGATGTGGACCTGGCATTGCGAGCCCGTCTGGCTGGCTGGAAGTGCTTATATGTGCCCCGGGCTGAGGTCGTTCACCATCACGGAAAGACCGCCGGAGTGGGCTCGGACCTGGCGGTCTACTATGGCAACCGGAATATAGTCTGGTATCCGATCAAGGATTTTCCTGTCAGTCTCTATATCACCTCTCTGCCGTTTATCTTGGCCAGAAACCTGGCCACAATACCCTATTATGCTCTGCGCGGCCAGGGAAGGGTCATCCTTAAATCGAAGCTCGATGCTCTGAGGGGCATCACAAAGATGATGAGAAAGCGAGAGCATGTCCTGCGCCGGGCGGAGTATTCCGATATCAGACGGTTTGTAAAAACCTGGGGCGAAATGAAGAGGCAATAG
- a CDS encoding ABC transporter permease, producing MWIFEYRELIKILTISDLKVKYQSSVLGFAWSLLNPLLMMLVLYLVFSNVFKANQDNFALYLLIGIVSWRFLAIGSSASMNAVVGKPSLVTKIYIPRQVLVMSVVLSSLISSILEFLVLVPLLIILGAGISPYILLFPFIHLIYFLIVYGLSLILAALYVYYRDLNQIWDVLIQIGFFLSPIVYPLSTVPPQYLDYYLLNPVTALIQMYREVLLYHQLPGLRNLALSLAVGLLLLAAGSAIFKRLERRFAEEI from the coding sequence ATGTGGATCTTTGAGTACCGGGAATTGATCAAGATTCTCACCATCAGCGACCTTAAGGTGAAGTACCAAAGCTCAGTCCTGGGTTTTGCCTGGTCGCTCTTGAATCCCCTCCTTATGATGCTGGTCCTCTATCTGGTCTTCAGCAATGTATTCAAAGCCAACCAGGACAACTTCGCCCTTTACCTGCTGATCGGCATTGTAAGCTGGCGATTTCTGGCCATAGGAAGCTCTGCCTCCATGAATGCCGTCGTAGGCAAACCCAGCCTGGTGACCAAGATCTACATTCCCCGCCAGGTTCTGGTGATGAGCGTAGTCCTATCCAGCCTGATAAGCTCAATTCTGGAGTTCCTGGTGCTGGTCCCCCTGCTCATAATCCTTGGCGCTGGAATCTCTCCCTATATCCTTCTCTTTCCATTCATTCATTTAATCTATTTTCTGATTGTATATGGTCTAAGCCTGATCCTGGCCGCCCTATATGTCTATTACCGTGATCTGAATCAGATCTGGGATGTGCTGATTCAGATCGGATTCTTCCTCTCTCCCATCGTCTATCCCCTCAGCACTGTTCCGCCGCAGTATCTGGATTATTATCTGCTCAATCCCGTCACAGCATTGATTCAGATGTACCGGGAGGTGCTGCTCTACCATCAGTTGCCAGGGCTGCGGAATCTTGCCCTGAGCCTGGCGGTGGGGCTGCTGCTCCTCGCCGCCGGATCGGCAATCTTCAAGAGGCTGGAGCGCAGATTTGCCGAGGAGATCTGA
- a CDS encoding ABC transporter ATP-binding protein codes for MALPSTIICSGLNRLNPAKSFSGRGADNNAIVAESISKKFRIPKEKKLTIFEHLTGLLGRGANSYDEFMALRDVSFTVKHGETFGVIGPNGCGKSTLLKLLAGVLYPDSGRIQINGKIAPFLELGVGFQPELSARDNVYLYGAIMGLSRREVERRYEEIMDFAELRRFENMKLRNFSSGMYVRLAFATAIQTNPDVLLVDEVLSVGDESFQKKCEEKIGEIRRAGKTILLVSHSLPMVRSLCSRCLLLNRGEMVALGETEEVLAEYERMRAKSK; via the coding sequence ATGGCCCTTCCCTCTACCATCATCTGCAGTGGTCTGAATAGGCTCAATCCGGCGAAGAGCTTCTCTGGGAGAGGCGCCGATAACAATGCCATAGTGGCGGAGAGCATCTCCAAGAAGTTCAGAATACCAAAGGAGAAGAAGCTCACCATCTTCGAGCATCTGACGGGGCTATTGGGCAGAGGCGCCAACTCTTACGACGAGTTCATGGCCCTGCGGGATGTCAGCTTCACTGTCAAGCACGGCGAGACCTTTGGGGTGATCGGGCCCAATGGCTGCGGCAAGAGCACCCTCCTTAAGCTTTTGGCGGGCGTTCTCTATCCGGACAGCGGCCGGATACAGATCAATGGCAAGATCGCCCCCTTTCTGGAGCTGGGTGTGGGATTTCAGCCGGAGCTGTCCGCCCGCGATAATGTCTATCTCTACGGGGCGATAATGGGCCTGAGCCGTAGAGAGGTTGAGCGGCGCTATGAGGAGATAATGGACTTTGCCGAGTTGAGGCGTTTTGAGAATATGAAGCTGCGCAACTTCTCCTCGGGGATGTATGTGCGGCTGGCCTTTGCCACTGCCATTCAGACCAATCCGGATGTCTTGCTGGTGGATGAGGTCCTTTCAGTGGGGGACGAGTCCTTCCAAAAGAAGTGTGAGGAGAAGATCGGCGAGATTCGCAGGGCGGGCAAGACCATCCTCCTGGTCTCACACTCCTTGCCCATGGTTCGCTCGTTATGCAGCCGCTGCCTGCTCCTGAACCGCGGAGAGATGGTGGCCTTGGGAGAGACCGAGGAGGTCTTAGCGGAGTACGAGAGGATGAGGGCAAAGAGCAAGTGA
- the nikR gene encoding nickel-responsive transcriptional regulator NikR, which produces MEQELMRIGISLPENLLGKFDEIIQNRGYSSRSEGVRDAIRNYIVNFEWMSDMEGERVGVITIVYDHSQRGLEDALTEIQHDFGSIIQSSLHIHLDQDMCLEVVVLRGEGLEVRRAAEKMMALKGVKHVKLTTTSLGKEL; this is translated from the coding sequence ATGGAACAAGAATTAATGAGAATTGGCATATCATTGCCTGAGAATCTCCTTGGAAAGTTCGATGAGATTATCCAGAACCGGGGCTATTCCTCCCGCTCAGAAGGGGTCAGAGACGCCATAAGAAATTATATAGTAAACTTTGAATGGATGAGCGACATGGAGGGGGAGAGGGTGGGAGTGATCACCATCGTCTACGACCATTCTCAAAGGGGCCTGGAGGATGCTCTCACTGAGATCCAGCATGATTTCGGAAGCATAATTCAGTCCAGCCTGCATATTCATTTGGACCAGGATATGTGCCTTGAGGTTGTGGTCCTGCGCGGGGAGGGGCTGGAGGTGAGAAGAGCTGCTGAGAAGATGATGGCCTTGAAGGGGGTAAAGCATGTCAAATTGACCACCACCTCCCTGGGAAAGGAGCTATAA